In Castanea sativa cultivar Marrone di Chiusa Pesio chromosome 6, ASM4071231v1, a single window of DNA contains:
- the LOC142640887 gene encoding uncharacterized protein LOC142640887, translating into MDPTVEPMEIPDPSAGEGELTRSSKRAKTGPGPGPGPGPGPDLKRVAEIVLVLSTMARMRGGGKSPTAAEMELMAEARTKLAEACACFAPKDLIGREAIGSIMEDLGLNAKLRDQRLGFRGPPKFTIKEKLDNAKRKMDESKHFTAHATTYTSHPSTLSDIRGGPHTARIFPSDKPSNPPISSGAIPASSPLGHASPATSTSLPTNEVRPVMVSRGLPSSNLGRDSSSLPLQKVEKPQFKLDGGLNGSSFASQVQANSSVNHPLVNAPTWSIQTQSSSTAKSVQENKVPNHTPTKVEGAVDVSASRVAPQVVRDQSFRPFIPQPAAGNLPTTHQPTQGMSSVQLPSLGNNHNEIAKLIQKFLQPQRPDHPKWTPPSRDYMNKALTCQYCQVTINEVDNVLLCDACEKGYHLKCLQPTQKGIPRGEWHCMRCMTLTQGKPLPPKYGRVMRSSTNQLNMPPNIATKASSSEKKVETLDPKVNQQKITANGSSDLQSPTCTGSAGTNHVESASDMKISNARETQGNDVISSSKITDDKPLSGPASGSPSVASSILMSAEQIKDSESSIHEEKSCEQKIELPPKVDETVSNKSDDSQPSHNSQVVDRAVLSDCADVPSKNFHDKDLNVKEPEKSHIRENLDYTSGNDIKQDDQLVAQANPSGGSQTGTEASEHSGFPSDGLRGVEWIDSVVQVLDGKSFYQSCRVNGVTYKLQDHALFCASHGELIPSKLQSMWEDSKTGSKWVIVTRCYFPRDLPENVGRPCAPENNEVYESNHESTIMAGLIQGPCEVLPPAKFSEENERRSQAGPDANRGLQPVFLCKWIYDEFKGLFQPVYS; encoded by the exons ATGGATCCGACGGTGGAGCCCATGGAAATACCCGACCCGTCGGCGGGAGAGGGAGAATTGACCCGGTCGAGCAAGCGGGCCAAgactgggcctgggcctgggcctgggccggGGCCGGGGCCGGACCTGAAGAGAGTGGCGGAGATTGTTTTGGTGTTGTCGACGATGGCGAGGATGCGAGGCGGTGGGAAGAGTCCCACGGCGGCGGAGATGGAGTTGATGGCAGAGGCGAGGACGAAGCTTGCGGAAGCTTGTGCTTGCTTTGCTCCTAAGGATTTGATTGGGAGGGAAGCGATTGGGTCGATTATGGAGGATTTGGGACTCAATGCGAAGCTCAGGGATCAGAGGCTAGGGTTTCGTGGTCCTCCTAAGTTCACTATCAAGGAGAAGCTCGACAATGCCAAGCGAAAG ATGGATGAGTCCAAGCATTTTACTGCACATGCTACTACATATACTTCTCACCCCTCTACATTAAGCGACATCCGTGGGGGACCGCATACTGCCCGTATCTTTCCATCAGATAAACCAAGTAATCCGCCAATTTCTTCTGGAGCCATCCCGGCTTCTTCACCTTTAGGTCATGCTTCTCCAGCAACTTCTACATCCTTGCCCACCAATGAAGTTCGACCAGTTATGGTTTCTAGAGGATTGCCTAGCAGTAATTTAGGAAGAGACTCTTCTTCCTTGCCATTGCAGAAAGTTGAAAAACCACAGTTCAAATTGGATGGAGGATTAAATGGGTCTTCTTTTGCATCACAAGTACAAG CAAATTCTTCTGTGAACCATCCACTGGTAAATGCTCCTACATGGTCCATACAAACCCAATCTTCCTCAACGGCTAAAAGTGTGCAAGAAAACAAGGTTCCAAATCATACGCCTACCAAGGTTGAGGGAGCTGTTGATGTAAGTGCGTCACGTGTTGCTCCTCAGGTAGTGAGAGATCAGAGCTTTAGGCCATTTATACCTCAACCAGCAGCTGGAAATTTGCCTACTACACATCAGCCCACGCAGGGCATGAGCTCTGTCCAACTCCCTTCTCTTGGTAATAATCACAATGAAATCGCTAAGCTTATACAGAAGTTTTTACAACCACAGCGTCCGGATCATCCTAAATGGACTCCCCCATCAAGGGATTACATGAATAAGGCTTTAACTTGCCAATATTGCCAGGTTACCATCAATGAGGTGGATAATGTACTTCTTTGTGATGCTTGTGAGAAAGGATATCACTTAAAGTGTCTGCAGCCTACTCAAAAGGGAATTCCTAGAGGTGAGTGGCATTGCATGAGGTGCATGACCTTGACCCAAGGGAAACCTTTGCCCCCGAAATATGGTCGTGTCATGAGAAGTAGTACGAATCAATTAAATATGCCTCCCAACATAGCTACAAAGGCATCATCTTCTGAGAAGAAAGTGGAAACTTTAGATCCAAAGGTCAATCAGCAGAAGATTACAGCAAATGGAAGCTCTGATCTACAAAGCCCCACATGTACTGGTAGTGCAGGCACCAATCATGTTGAATCAGCATCTGATATGAAGATTTCAAATGCAAGAGAAACTCAAGGGAATGACGTTATATCAAGTAGTAAAATTACTGATGACAAACCTTTGTCTGGGCCAGCTTCTGGTTCTCCTTCTGTTGCCTCGTCAATTTTAATGTCTGCTGAACAAATAAAAGATTCTGAATCATCTATACATGAAGAGAAATCTtgtgaacaaaaaatagagcTTCCTCCTAAAGTAGATGAAACTGTTAGTAATAAGTCTGATGATTCTCAACCCTCACACAATTCACAAGTTGTTGACCGGGCAGTCTTGTCAGACTGTGCTGATGTTCCATCAAAGAATTTTCATGACAAAGACCTCAATGTCAAAGAACCAGAAAAATCACATATAAGAGAAAATCTTGATTATACTTCTGGAAATGATATCAAGCAAGATGACCAACTTGTTGCTCAGGCAAATCCTTCAGGAGGTTCTCAAACTGGTACTGAGGCTAGTGAACACTCTGGGTTTCCTTCGGATGGCTTGCGTGGTGTTGAATGGATTGACAGTGTTGTTCAAGTTTTAGATGGGAAATCATTTTACCAGTCTTGTAGGGTCAATGGAGTAACCTATAAGCTGCAGGATCATGCTCTTTTCTGTGCGAGCCATGGTGAATTGATACCCTCTAAGCTGCAG TCCATGTGGGAGGATAGCAAAACTGGGTCAAAGTGGGTTATAGTTACAAGGTGCTACTTTCCTCGTGACTTGCCAGAGAATGTTGGACGCCCATGTGCCCCTGAAAACAATGAG GTGTATGAATCAAATCATGAAAGCACAATAATGGCTGGTTTGATCCAAGGCCCATGTGAAGTTCTCCCTCCTGCTAAGTTTAGTGAGGAAAATGAAAGACGAAGCCAGGCAGGACCTGATGCAAATAGGGGATTACAGCCTGTTTTCCTGTGCAA ATGGATTTATGATGAATTTAAAGGGCTGTTTCAACCTGTTTACAGTTAA